A segment of the Aptenodytes patagonicus unplaced genomic scaffold, bAptPat1.pri.cur scaffold_368, whole genome shotgun sequence genome:
AGGTTTGTACCGGGGTGGGCTCGGCCCCGTGGTGCCTGCGCCGGATTCAGGGGTGGCTTTTGTCCCCATCCTGCCCTTGTGTCACCAttccgggggggggtgggggctcTGTGTGTTGGGGGGGTGCGCTGTGGGCAGCGTCCTGCCCATTTCTCCCTCAAAtaacgccccccccaccccccccgccgtCACCTCAGTGGGTTTCTCAGGAGTAAAATTGTCCCCTCACCGGGCTGTGTCCCCGCGGCGTCCCCTGGACCATGTGCCTTCGTGtccccctcccctgcgggggccgggggggaggacCCAGCGCCGAGGGATGCCCCGAAATCTCTCGCCTGTCCCCTccgcctcttccctcccctctctggCTGGCAACTGGGACAAACTGGGACGGGGGGGCAGGTTGGGGTGGCCTGATCTGCCTGTTGCCGGCAGCCAAGCCTCTGCCTGCACGTGTTGGAGGGCGGCCGGCAGCGTGCCGTCCTTGGCCGCAGCTCCCTGTTCCCAGAGAGCCACCGAAATGGccggtcccccccgcccccagccgcTGCCTGTCGTCCCCAGGGGGgattttcttctattatttttttttcccccccaagctCCAtcctggttttgtggtttttctccCCGTCTCTGCTCGGCTGCTGGTGGGTGCGGACCCCCTCCAGGGTGGGGGGCAGCCCCCCGGGACTCGTGGTGcgtgtggttccccccccccccccttcccccactgGGGCACGCAGCCCCCCTCTGCTTACGGACGATTCTGGCACAACTTGGTGTAATTTCTGtgacttctgtattttttaaacttcaataTAATGGTCATATTCCCTCTGTAGCTTTCGGGTTTCTTGAAATAAACATCTACTGCAGTGCCTGGCTCCTTCcttctgcccctgccccccccgcagCAGTGCAGGGGCTTGGGGGGGACACCAAAAAAGAGGGGGGGACACCAAAAAAGAGGGGGGGACACCCTCCTGGCTGCGGCACAGGGCGACGGGGGAGCCCTGAGCGCATCTTGCTGCTGCGTTTTGGGGAGAAACGGCCTGAAGCAGAGCGGACGTGGCCCTGCTCTGGATTTTACCGTACCAGCGAGGGGCTCACGGCaccgctgccagccctgcagccgcCGCCACCGTGCCGTAGAGGTCAGGCCGGCGGTGGCCGTGCACCGGGATCTCCCGGCGGATGCGGTGCAGGTAGTCGAGGTCGATCTCGGCGTAGCAGAGCCCAGGTCCCTCGCGGCACTGGGCCACCACGGCGCCCCAGGGGTCCACCACCAGCGCGTGGCCGTAGGATGTCCGGCGCTCGTGGTTCTTCCCGGTCTGGGCGGCTGCCACCACGTAGCACTGGCTCTCGATGGCCCGGGCCCGCAGCAGCACCTGCTGGGGGACACGGCGCTGCTGGTGGTGCCGGACCGtggccccccccggggggggacatggggcagAGAGCAGGGTTTGGGTGGGGGCACCACAGCCGGGCTGGCTGTGCCACCTGCCCCTTAAATACCCAAAAAAGAGGTGTTTTTATCTTAAATTTGCCCCTCTTGCCTGTAGCAGGATTTGTCCCTGCTTGCTGCTGGAGATGATTGGGGTGAGGGCTCAGCCCCAATCTGACAGCCCCCGGGGcgtccccagccccgcagggGACAAGGGACGAGCGGCAAGAGCTGCCTGAATGGGGGCGAGGGACCCCGGGACAGGCTGGAGCTGCCGGGGCCGAGCTCACCTCCCAGTGTGCCGAGCCTGTGGGGACAGTGAAGGCCGAGGGGTAGGTGAGGATCTCGGCGCCGGCACGCCGCAGCGCCAGCGAGATCTCGGGGAAGCGCAGGTCGTAGCAGATGGAGAGGCCGAGCTGGTGGGGACGAGGAGGGGACGTCAGCGAGGACGCGGCGCCTGGCCCCAGGCAGAGGTTAGGGGACAGCGGAAGGGACGCAGCACTCgaggcagaggagcagaaagGGGAGCCCCTCGCCCTGCGGGGACCCCGAAGGTCCCCAGAGGTGCCCGTCCGTCCCGTACcttccctgccggcgtgctgacCGGGGGCACGATCTCGGTGCCGGGGTTGGTGAAGCTGCTCTCCTTCATGGTGACGCGTCCCTCCAGCTCCACGTCACACAGGTGGGTTTTCCTGTAGGCGGCCACGAGGTGACCTGGGGACAAGAGGGTGCGACGGGGGAGATGTCTGCCAGGGCCGGGGACCCCCAGTcagcggggcagggccgggggctctCACCTGCGGGGTCCAGCAGCGCGTGGCAGTTGTAGATGCGCTGCGTGGTCGGCCAGTCCCGGCCGCGCTCGTGGAAGCCgcccagggacagccacacaCCGCAGTCCCTGGGGAGAGGGACTCGGTGTCACCCCGGCTCCACCGGGGACGGGGATCCCGCAGCCGGCACCGGCAGCTCCATTTCCGTCACCCTGTCCTGCGGGATGAgcacagggcggggggggggggggtcccatcAGTACCTGGCCAGCTTGGCGTAGCGTCCCATGAGGTCCCCGTCCAGGCCTTCAGCCAGGCTGAGGGTCTGCGCCGTGTCGGAGCCGATGTAGTCGAAGCCCTCGGGGAGGAAGACGAGGCAGGCGCCGCGACGAGCCGCTTCCCGCACCAGCCCGGCGCAGGCGGTGAAGTTCAGCTCCTTGTCAGGCGTGGAGGTGACCTGGCCCACGGCCACCAGCGGCTTCAGCCCCGGGGGACCCGCCATGGCGCGGGGCGGGTGCGGGGAGCTGCGGCACAACACGGACGTCAGCCCCGGGGGACGCGGGCAGCCCCATGGGGACCGCGGCAGCCCCCGGTGCCTGCACGGGTCACCCCCTGTGTGCCCGGGGTACCTGCCCGGGGTACCGGAGCCGTGCGGGCATCTCggggtgcccgggggggccgggagcaggcagcGCAGCAGGGTCCGGGGCACCGCTctcagcctggggcaggggggaccccggggtggggagggggggtcaCGGCTGCTGCTTTGTCCctgtgccgggggggggagggggggacatgGACCCGGGGGACCCACGGCCAAGGGGACGGCGCCAGCCCCCACGCAGGGGCCGGTGGGTGGCTGTCACTGGCcagccccctcctgcagccccactgcccccagcccgCCTGCAGTactgccccagcaccccccaaactgcccccagcacccccaaaccaccccagctctgccacaggccAGACCCCCAGCTGCCTCAGCACCCCCAAactgcccccagctctgccccagttCGGACCCCAAACTGCCCCAGCACCCTCCAAGTGCCCCCAGCACTCCCaaactgcccccagcaccccccaaactgcccccagctctgccccaatTCGGACCCCAAactgccccagcacccccagctgcccccagcacccctcaactgccccagctctgctccacgtcagcccccccacctgcccccaggccccccccaATCGCCCAATTTGTCCCAAATCCCCCCCCCGCACCACCCCAATCGTTCCCTGCGCCCCCCaaccgcccccggccccccccggcccgtaCATGCCCCGCCGGCGGCACCGAGGGGACGCGGGCAAAGTCCCCCCAACCGCGCCCGCAGCAAAAATGGCGCCGGCGCCGCCTCACCTGGCAGCGCCGCTGCCCTCTACCAAGATGGCGCCCGGCCGGGCACCGCCCCGTTTCCGGTCGGCGCCGGAAGGGAGGGGGGGTGCCGCGgcgcgggagggggggggaagatggCGGACAGCGCGaaggggcggccggcggcggcggcgcccgctgGGAAGGCGCTGACGGCGGAGCAGGtccgggccggggagcggcgggaggggCCCTGGCACCGGGGGGAGGCCTCGGGCAGGCCCCTggcaccggggggtgggggggtgtgtcaCGGGCAGGCCTCGGgcactggcggggggggggagccccagccccagccccagccccagccccagccccagccccagccccgtccctgtccccgtccccgtccccgcaggtGGTGGCCCGGTTCAACCGCCTGCGGCAGGAGCAGCGGGGCCTGGCCTCGAAGGCGGccgagctggagctggagctgaacGAGCACAGGTgcgatttggggggggggggggggggtgtcgggtccggggctggggggggggaaggccttGGCCGcctcaccctcctcttcctcccagcctgGTCATCGAGACGCTGCGGGAGGTGGACCCCACGCGGAAGTGCTACCGCATGGTGGGCGGCATCTTGGTGGAGCGCACCGTCAAggaggtgctgccagccctggagaACAACAAGGAGCAGGTGAGGGGCACCCcgcaccccccacaccccccgccccggggaacTCCCGGAGCCCCCCCCACGGGACCCAGCCCCTCTCCCGGCTGCTTCCCCGGGAcccctctctcttcccacccGGCTCCCCCCATCGCTTTTCCCAGATCAGCAAAATCATCGAGACGCTGAACCAGCAGCTGCAGGCGAAGGGCCGGGAGCTGAACGACTTTCGGGAGAAGCACAACATCCGCCTGGTGGGCGAGGAcgacccccggcagccccccaaGGAGGGggccgagggggccggggccaaGGGCAGCTCGGCCGGCGTCCTGGTCTCCTAACTCCCCCGCCCTCCCCCTTGTTATTTAGTGTTGCTCGTGTCgtgtttttgttaaataaatgtgggttttttttcctttggtcacGGGCCAAGCGTGGGCGCTGAGGGTGGCTGCCGCTTCCCAGGCTccggggtggagggggggggggggggcaggaaaggggggggggtgcAGCCCCGGCGGAGGCCAGAACAGGGCCAGACCCCCCAGCTTGGCTCACCACAGGGTGACCCAGTGCCACCGTCTgtaccccccccccgcctggggggaggtggcacttTGGGGGCGATGCAGGGGGCAGATGGCGGCTCCGGGCCGGCCTCGGCCGCTGTTCTCTTGTTCTGGCCGCCGAAAACGCTCCGCGGCGCTTCCCCGAGGGCGGCCGCATTCCGGGGTGGCAGCGTGGGGCGGCCGCCGCCAACCCAGccggggtgggggcagccccggcaccccccccaaatccccccagcAGCCGTGGGACCGCAGCCAGTGCCGGAGCTGCTGCCCCGGCCtcgtgcggggctgggggggggggggaagaaactccctccccccccccccggtgcctgAAACGCTGCGGGGGGACCCCAAAATCGGGGTGGTGGGCGCCAGAGGGAGGTGCGTGCACACGCGTGTGCTGCTGGGGGACATGGGTGCCGCACCCcaaaaggcagggacaggggatgggggggggacacaggtccctggggggacacagggaccccGGGACACGGACCCAGGAGGTGACGGGGACCCGGTGGTGGCACCAGGGAGGGAGGGTGTCACTGTCACCGTCACCCTGAGCGAGGCGGAGGTCGGCGTGTGCCGGTGCGTGCCGGCGTGTGGCACCCCAGGGTGTggtggcggcggtggtggtggggggggaggaggggacaggagggcaCGCGGCCGTTGTTGACTGTACACAGCTCCCGCCCGCGGCGTCACCCGCCACCGGGCCCGGCCGGTtccccgcggccgccggccccaTATAACGCCAGTGAcaccggggccggcgggggggacACCATGGAGGGGACCGGGGGACCACGGCTGGCAGAGGCCGAGCGGGAGAGTCTGCTGGGCTCTGTCCATGGCGTCTCAGGGCCCGGTACTGCCggcggggacacggggacggggaCCCCAACGGCCTTTTCGGCCCCaaaatggggagggggcagcACCCGGGGAAGGTCGTGGGGAGGGGACGGGGTTGGGGACGGGGGAGGTCAGGGTTGGGGACGGGTTGGGGACAGGGGAGCTGCCAGGGGGGTGGTGgttggggccgggccggggtgaCGGAAGCATGTCCCCGCAGTGGTGACGGCCACCCGCATGGCGGGGGCGGCCATGTACGAGCTGGTGCGCGTGGGGCACGCGGAGCTGGTGGGGGAGATCATCCGGCTGGAGGGGGACATGGCCACCCTCCAGGTCTACGAGGAGACGTGTATCCTGCCGGCACcgcctgtccctgtgtcccctccccaccaccccgtTCCcctgccgccgctccccgccacccctgcccttccctgtccttctctgtCCCCGCCACCCTCCTGTCccccctgtcctgtcctgtcccccctcccctgtccctcccgtccttctctctcccttcgtcctcccctgtcccctcctgtcccgtccccccccccatctccccgtcccgcccttcccttcctcccatccccctccctgcctgcccctgtcccccccccccggtccccctgCCCTGTCCCGCCTTGTCCTGTCCCTGCCATCCTCTGCtgtccccttgtcctgtcccctccctgtccccctctcctgTCCCGTTTCCCTTGTCCCCTGTCCtgtcctctccctgtccccccagcccccctgtccccccccatcCTGCCCTGTCCCCCCATCTTTTCCTGCCCCTctggtcccgtcccccccccccccatcccgtccccgtccccgcctcGTCGGTGGCCTTTCCTGAgcgcgggggcagcgggggtGCGGGTGGGGGACCCGGTGCTGCGCACGGGGAAGCCGCTCTCGGTGGAGCTGGGTCCCGGCATCCTGGGCTCCATCTTCGACGGGATCCAGCGCCCGCTGCGGGACATCGCCCAGCTCACCCGCAGCATCTACATCCCGCGGGGCACCAACGTccccgcgctgccccggcacctCGCCTGGGACTTCGTCCCCAGCAAGGACGTCCGGGTGCGTGTCCCCACGCGCCTCCCTGGGGACGCGGGGACGCCCCTTCTCCCAGCACCCCCGGGAAGGATGCAGCCCCTCCCCGTTGGGGTCCCGCATCCTCACGGCCGCCCCCCGCCAGGTTGGGAGCCACGTCACCGGCGGTGACATCTACGGGACGGTGGCCGAGAACTCGCTCATCCAGCACAAGATCATGGTGCCCCCCCGCAGCCGGGGGACCGTCACCTACGTCGCGCCCCCCGGGCACTACAGCGTCTCCGTAAGGGCGGGTGGCGGGGTGATGATGGGGTGACGGGGTGACGGATGGGCGGGGTGTCGGGGTGATGTGGGTAGCGGGGCGGTGGGTGACGGGGTGATGGGCGGTGGGTGACGGGGTGATGTGGGTAGCAGGGCGGTGGGTGACGGGGTGATGGGCGGTGGGTGACGGGGTGATGTGGGTAGCGGGGCGGTGGGTGTCGGGGTGATGTGGGTAGCGGGGCGGTGGGTGACGGGGTGATGGGCGGTGGGTGTCGGGGTCCCCCGTCCCAGCTGCCCTgcccgtccctcctgtccccgcagGACGTGGTGCTGGAGCTGGACTTCCAGGGCAGCGCGGAGAAGCTGACCATGCTGCAGGTCTGGCCGGTGAGACAGACCCGGCCCGTGGCCGAGAAGCTGCCAGCGAATCACCCGCTGCTGACGGGCCAGCGGGTGCTGGATGCCCTCTTCCCgtagggacggggacagggatggggttGGGGTGGGGATGGCAGCGGAGCTGGAGGCGGGGACTGAGGGGacgaggggggagagggggagaggcggggggagagggatgggggagagggatggagatgggaataagggacagggatggggatgggggacagggacagggatggggacaaggatgggggacggggatggggacagggatggagatgggaataagggacagggatggggacagggatggggacagggttggggatggggaacagggacaggggatggggacaaggatgggggacggggatgggggacagggatggggatgggggacagggacagggatggtgTTGAGGCTGGGaatggggacaggggtggggacGGTCCTGCCCGGgggaaaaggggatggggaggggggctggtgggtgtcgcggggcgggggggggggggggggtgtcacgcTCATTCCAGACAGTTCCCAGGAGGGACAGGGATCGGGATGTGGACAGGGGTCCCCCCCTGCCTCCATGGGGACGTAGCGGGGCGGTGTCGGGGGACCGCAGCCACCGTTCTCCGCCGTCCCcacacatccccatccccaggtgcgTGCAGGGCGGCACCACGGCCATCCCGGGCGCCTTCGGCTGCGGCAAAACTGTCATCTCCCAGTCCCTGTCCAAGTACTCCAACAGCGACATCATCGTCTACGTGGGCTGCGGCGAGCGGGGCAACGAGATGTCCGAGGTCCTGCGGGACTTCCCCGAGGTGGGGACAGGTGGGGTGACGGCCAgccgggcgccgcggggctgGTGGCCGGGCGGTGACAGCGACGCCGTCCCCAGCTCACCATGGAGGTGGACGGGAGGACGGAGACCATCATGAAGCGCACGACGCTGGTGGCCAACACCTCCAACATGCCGGTGGCCGCCCGCGAAGCCTCCATCTACACCGGtgggccgggggctgctgcagcgggggggggggggggacacatgCACGGCGCGCGTGAGCGTGCACGGGCACGTGTGAGTGTGTATGGGCATGTGTGAGCGTGCATGGGCACGTGTGagtgtgcacgtgtgtgcacgCACGCCACGAGGCCACTTGTGCACCCAGCCATGTGCATGGGTGGGTGCACAGATGGGCGGCCGTGAGCTCGCTGGAGCGCACACCGAGCGTGCGAGGGGTGTGCCAAGCGTGCGAGGGGCGTGCTCCGAGCATGCGAGCCGCGTGCCGCTGGTGCAGGCATCACGCTCTCCGAGTACTTCCGCGACATGGGCCACCACGTCAGCATGATGGCCGACTCCACCTCCCGCTGGGCCGAGGCGCTGCGCGAGATCTCGGGGCGCTTGGCCGAGATGCCGGCGGGTGAGCCCCGGTTCCGGGGCTGGGAACCCCTCGCCCCTCCGCCAGCCCCGAAGCCGCGGTGAGGGGCTCCGGCCACCCCCGGTGATGCCGCGCTCCCCGCAGACAGCGGCTACCCGGCGTACCTGGGCGCCCGCCTGGCCTCCTTCTACGAGCGCGCGGGGCGAGCGCGCTGCCTGGGCTCCCCTGCCCGCGAGGGCAGTGTCAGCATCGTCGGCGCGTGAGTGCGGGGGGccacggggggggggagcagcatgGGGGACCCCCACCCTGGCCAACCTGCCgaaccccccccccgcctgctgtCCCCCACAGCGTCTCCCCGCCGGGAGGGGACTTCTCGGACCCCGTCACCTCGGCCACGCTGGGCATCGTGCAGGTAAGCGGGGCACGCAGGGGACCCCCCCATCCTggtgcggccccccccccccccgacccccccccatgtgtgtgtcccccccaggtTTTTTGGGGGCTGGACAAGAAGCTGGCGCAGCGCAAGCACTTCCCCTCGGTCAACTGGCTGATCAGCTACAGCAGGTACCTGCGGGCGCTGGAGCCCCACTACGAGGGGCTGCACCCCGAGTTCCCCGCCCTGCGCCGCCGGGCCAGGGAGatcctgcaggaggaggaggagctggccgAGATCGTCCAGCTGGTCGGCAAGGTGGGATGGGGTAtgggagatgggatggggatgggggatatgggatgggatgggggagatgggatggggatgtggaagatgggatgggatgggggagatgggatgggatgggggagatgggatggggatgtggaagatgggatgggatgggggagatgggatgggatgggggatatgggatgggatgggggagatgggatgggggatatgggatgggatgggggagatgggatgggatgggggagatgggatgggatgggggagatgggatggggatgtggaagatgggatgggatgggggagatgggatgggatgggggatatgggatgggatgggggagatgggatgggggatatgggatgggatgggatgggggagatgggatggggatgtggaagatgggataggatgggggagatgggatggggatgtggaagatgggatgggggagatgggatgggatgggggataTGGGATGGAATCGTGGTAGGGACAGGGATGagcatgggatgggatggggatggggatatgAGATGGGGATGTGGAatatgggatggggatggggatatggGACGGGAATGGGGATATGGGATatgggatggggatgtgggatATGAGATGGGGATGTGGGATATGAGATGGGGATGTGGGGTGGGAATGGGGATATGGGATGGGGATATGGGATGGGGatatgggatggggatggggatatAGGATATAGGCTGGGGATGAGATGGGATATGGGATGGAATCGTGATAGGGACAGGGATGagcatgggatgggatggggatatGAGATGGGGATGTGGAATatgggatggggatgtgggatgggaatggggatatgggatggggatggggatatggGATATAGGCTGGGGATGAGAAGGGATAATGAATAGGGAAGTGGATGGGGAAGTGGATGGGGTATGGGATGGGGATAGGAGGggttggggatggggatgaggatggaaTAGGGGATATGGGATGGGATTGGggtggggatgaggatggggatatGGGATGGATGGGGATATGGGATGGGAATGGGGGATATGGGATGAGgatgggatgggaatggggatgtgacggatggggatggggacatgaCGGGATGGGGACATAGGATGCGGGATGAGATGGGGATAGGGACACCCCAGACCCGTCCCCCCACAGGCGTCCCTCGCCGAGGCCGACAAGGTGACACTGGAGGTGGCGAAGCTCCTCAAGGACGACTTCCTCCAGCAGAACGGCTATTCCTCCTACGATAGGTACCCCCACcgctcccgcagccccccggccccccagcaccagccctgaccctcccccgacacccccccccccccaggttctGCCCCTTCTACAAGACGGTGGGGATGCTTCACAACATGGTCACCTTCTACGAGCTGGCGCGGCATGCCGTGGAGGCCACCGCGCCGGGCGAGCGCCGCGTCACCTGGGCCACCATCCGCGAGAGCCTGGGGGACATCCTCTACAAGCTGAGCGCCATGAAGTTCAAGGTGGGTGTCAGGGGGCTGTGACCCCCACTGGGGGGATGCGGGGGGTGATGCCACCGCGTCCCACGTGTCCCCAGGATCCGGTGAAGGACGGTGAAGCCAACATCATGGCAGCCTTCGCCCAGCTCAATGAGGAGATGCAGGCGGCTTTCCGCAACCTGGAGGACTGAGGGGGGGCAGGAAAAGGGGGGGGGTACGGCATGGCGGGGTCCCCCTGGGGCTCCCCCCCCTGCCCAATAAAGGGCCCGAGGCAGCACGTGGCCTCCAGGCGTGGTTTCCCTGCGGCGGGTGGGAGCGTccggttccccccccctccccctgcggGCGCTGGCACCGGACcctcactggggggggggggggccggggggggtcccTTTCCTGCTCCAGCCGggaaagaagaggggaggaaagccagggggggtctgggggggcagCGCCTTCGGGGCCTGGGAGGATTTTGGGGGGTTGATGTGGTGGTTTTGGTGTTCAGCTGCCCCCTGGCAAGAAGCCCCCTTTCTCCGCGCTGAGCCCCGGTGGATTTGGTGCACGTGTGGGGGACCCCGGGGGGGGCGCAGCGGGGACAAGCTGCCTGCGGTGGGGCGGCGGGGGGACGTGGGGGTGACTGCGACCCCCTGGATGGGACGTGGGGGTGACGGTGACACCCTGGGTGGGACACGGGGGTGGCGGTGACCCCCTGGGTGGGACGTGGGGGTGACGGTGACACCCTGGGTGAGACGTGGGGGTGGCGGTGACCCCCTGGACCATCCCCGAGCATCCTCCAGTGGTGGGACACAGGGGTGACAGTAACCCCCCCCCCCGTCTGGGACACAGGGGTGACAATGACCTCCCGGGCCAGAGCTGCCCTGACGAGGGAGGTGACAACACCGGGACTCGGGAGGGGGGACACAGCCGGGTACCGCGGGTGCATTTGGGGGCGGCCAAGGCGGATACCGGGAAGGAGCCGCCCGCCACGTGGCTGGATCCGACCCGCGGGGGGCTTTGCGTCCCTAtttgcgcccccccccccccccccccggggctggcggggtcTACCCCGGGGGGGCCCCCCGCCCCCTCATGCCGGGGGTCCCCCGGCATGAGGGGGCGGGGGGCCCCCCCGGGGTAGACCCCGGtagccccggggtgggggggtggtcttgggtcctctgtgtgtgtgtccgtccccGCCCTCGGTGCCGCCCCCGtccgccccgtcccccgccccgtcccgccccgccggagCCACAGCCCGGAGATGtgggtcctgctgctgcccctggggctgggctccgcCCTGCTGCCCCCCGGTGGGTCACGCttggggggccgggggagggagggtgcAGGGGGTCCGGGGGTCtctggggggctgcgggggtgcAGGGGGTTGCAGGGCgcagagggtgctggggggctgcggggtgcgGGGTTGCAGGGGGTTGCGGAGGGTGCAGGGGGTCCGGGGGTCtctggggggctgcggggtgcaGGGGGTCGCAGAGGGTGCAGGGGGTCCGGGGGTCtctggggggctgcgggggtgcAGGGGGTTGCAGAGGGTGCGGagggtgcaggggggtgcagggggtccGGGAGGTGCCGGGGCAGCGGGAGCAGCGGGGGGCTACGGGAGACGGTGGGgctcggggctgggggaggagacgtccccgtccctgtccccgtccctatCACTTCCCAcgcccctgtccctgcccccgtgtccctgtccccatcctggtCCCGGTCCCGTCCCCGAGCTAAAGGTGGTGACAGTCCCCGAGTGTCCCACAGCGGTGAGTCCCTGCCATGGCCATGCCGTGGGACGGTGACAGTGCCCAGGGTCCTGCAGCAGTGTCCCCCATGGCCATGGGACTGTGACAGTGCCCCAGGGTCCTGCACCGGTGGGTACCCACGCTGGGCGGGTGCCAGTGACAGTCCCCGTTGTCCCCAGTCCCCCTGGCGCTGGCCCTCGGCCGTGACACAGCCACGTCGGCCGCGGGCAGTGGTGACCTGTCGGAGGGCTGCGGGCTGTGCCACAGCCCCCACCGCGGCTGGGCGCAGGCCAACGGCACGCTGGGTGCCAACGTCACCCTGGGGTGCCCCGCAGTGGGTGCCCCCCTGGGCCGGCTGCTGGCTGTGCACTGGCACTTCTGGGGTGGCCCCGTGGGCACCAGTGCCACCATCTGCAGCCAGAGCCGTGGCCGCCCCCGCTGTGGCCCACCCTACCGCGACCGTGCCGTGCTGTCGGTACCCGGTGGCACCCCGGGGGTGCTGGTCCTGCAGCGCCTGCAGGATGAGGACGCCGGCATCtacacctgcctgctgctgggcgAGGACGACTGCGCCTGCGGGAACGTGACGCTGCTCCTCGGCAGTGAGTGGTGGCGGGGAGCCCCTCACCCTGGCgtcggggctgcggggatggCGGGTGGTGGGAGCCCCTCACCCTGGCATCAGGCCTGTGGGCACTATGGGCACGGTAGGGGGTGGGAGCCCCTCACCCTG
Coding sequences within it:
- the LOC143173852 gene encoding deaminated glutathione amidase-like isoform X1; amino-acid sequence: MAGPPGLKPLVAVGQVTSTPDKELNFTACAGLVREAARRGACLVFLPEGFDYIGSDTAQTLSLAEGLDGDLMGRYAKLARDCGVWLSLGGFHERGRDWPTTQRIYNCHALLDPAGHLVAAYRKTHLCDVELEGRVTMKESSFTNPGTEIVPPVSTPAGKLGLSICYDLRFPEISLALRRAGAEILTYPSAFTVPTGSAHWEQVLLRARAIESQCYVVAAAQTGKNHERRTSYGHALVVDPWGAVVAQCREGPGLCYAEIDLDYLHRIRREIPVHGHRRPDLYGTVAAAAGLAAVP
- the LOC143173852 gene encoding deaminated glutathione amidase-like isoform X2; its protein translation is MAGPPGLKPLVAVGQVTSTPDKELNFTACAGLVREAARRGACLVFLPEGFDYIGSDTAQTLSLAEGLDGDLMGRYAKLARDCGVWLSLGGFHERGRDWPTTQRIYNCHALLDPAGHLVAAYRKTHLCDVELEGRVTMKESSFTNPGTEIVPPVSTPAGKLGLSICYDLRFPEISLALRRAGAEILTYPSAFTVPTGSAHWEVLLRARAIESQCYVVAAAQTGKNHERRTSYGHALVVDPWGAVVAQCREGPGLCYAEIDLDYLHRIRREIPVHGHRRPDLYGTVAAAAGLAAVP
- the LOC143173852 gene encoding deaminated glutathione amidase-like isoform X3: MPARLRYPGSPHPPRAMAGPPGLKPLVAVGQVTSTPDKELNFTACAGLVREAARRGACLVFLPEGFDYIGSDTAQTLSLAEGLDGDLMGRYAKLARDCGVWLSLGGFHERGRDWPTTQRIYNCHALLDPAGHLVAAYRKTHLCDVELEGRVTMKESSFTNPGTEIVPPVSTPAGKLGLSICYDLRFPEISLALRRAGAEILTYPSAFTVPTGSAHWEVLLRARAIESQCYVVAAAQTGKNHERRTSYGHALVVDPWGAVVAQCREGPGLCYAEIDLDYLHRIRREIPVHGHRRPDLYGTVAAAAGLAAVP
- the LOC143173856 gene encoding prefoldin subunit 2-like; translated protein: MADSAKGRPAAAAPAGKALTAEQVVARFNRLRQEQRGLASKAAELELELNEHSLVIETLREVDPTRKCYRMVGGILVERTVKEVLPALENNKEQISKIIETLNQQLQAKGRELNDFREKHNIRLVGEDDPRQPPKEGAEGAGAKGSSAGVLVS
- the LOC143173854 gene encoding V-type proton ATPase catalytic subunit A-like; this translates as MEGTGGPRLAEAERESLLGSVHGVSGPVVTATRMAGAAMYELVRVGHAELVGEIIRLEGDMATLQVYEETSGVRVGDPVLRTGKPLSVELGPGILGSIFDGIQRPLRDIAQLTRSIYIPRGTNVPALPRHLAWDFVPSKDVRVGSHVTGGDIYGTVAENSLIQHKIMVPPRSRGTVTYVAPPGHYSVSDVVLELDFQGSAEKLTMLQVWPVRQTRPVAEKLPANHPLLTGQRVLDALFPCVQGGTTAIPGAFGCGKTVISQSLSKYSNSDIIVYVGCGERGNEMSEVLRDFPELTMEVDGRTETIMKRTTLVANTSNMPVAAREASIYTGITLSEYFRDMGHHVSMMADSTSRWAEALREISGRLAEMPADSGYPAYLGARLASFYERAGRARCLGSPAREGSVSIVGAVSPPGGDFSDPVTSATLGIVQVFWGLDKKLAQRKHFPSVNWLISYSRYLRALEPHYEGLHPEFPALRRRAREILQEEEELAEIVQLVGKASLAEADKVTLEVAKLLKDDFLQQNGYSSYDRFCPFYKTVGMLHNMVTFYELARHAVEATAPGERRVTWATIRESLGDILYKLSAMKFKDPVKDGEANIMAAFAQLNEEMQAAFRNLED